CAGCCTGAAAGGGAGTCTGACATGAATGAAGCCCTTTATGCAAATGTGCTAACCCCTGCGGAAGCTGATTATGATGCATCCAGCTCTAATAAAGGTGATAGCAATTATTCTGACAAAGACATTCACGAGAGCACTGCAGATCCAATGGTTTCTGATGTTGAAATGCAAGATTCGCTCTCTGAAACATTAAACCAAAATGATGAAACATTAGATGATGAAGATCCTTCAACTGAGGAACAACAAGAGTCTAATTCAGAGCAGAATAAAGAGACTCCTGCAGAAGATGACAACGCTAAGGAAAATAGTATGGAGGTTACAGAAAACAAACACGGATTTCCTTCTTTTACCCGCGGACGGCCTCGCAAAGAAAAGCGAGTTATCAGATGTGAACATTGCTCACGTCCGTTCAACCATGCCTCTGCGTATATCATTCATCTGCGCATCCACACCGGTGAGAAGCCCTTTGTTTGCCAGGACTGCGGCAAAGCCTTCGCTCAACTCTCCAACCTTAGATCCCACAGCAAAGTCCATAGATCCAGAAGCCGGAAACACAGAAATCAAAACAAAGTCACAACTGAGAAATCTGCAGACGAGAGTCAAGTGTACAGTACTGATAAAAAAGAAACTGACTTTCATAGCAATCAAATCACTTCTAAAAGAAGGAGAGGCCGAGGGAAAGGAAAAGGGAAACCCCAAACATGTCCAATTTGTGCAAAGGTCTTCTGCTACAAGTCCGTCCTCAAAATCCATCTTCGCATTCACAGTGGAGAAAAACCGTACTCTTGTAAGGTGTGTGGCAAATCGTTTACTCAGGCCTGCACCGCGCGTGTTCATGAACGAGTGCACTGGTCCATTAGGCCTTTCCTGTGCACCAAATGTGGTAAAGGATTTTCTCAGCTCGGGCCGTTAAAATTACATACTTGTGAAGGAAAAACACGCATGCATAACACTGTGAAAGAAATGGAAACCGACGGCGTTGTCAGCTTCAGGTGCCACCTTTGCAAAACATGCTTCAGCACCAGGGATGAGTATGAATTACATGTGCAAGGGCACAAGGATACTCAGCGTTACAGTTGTGACCGATGCAAGCAGACTTTCAGTCTTCTCTCAGAGCTGCATACGCACAGCAAGCATTGTGGTGCCATACGACTTGCAAAATCAAAGTTTTCTGGCTACAGTCCACCTCACAGATCACAACCCAAAAGCCCAATGAACAGAAGAACTCCACCGAGAGTGCGCAGTCCAGCAAAATCTCCTCAAAAAGAGATTTTCTCGCCAAGAAAGCTCAAAAGGTGCTCCTTGCTTGCTTGTCCTCCTCAAATCTTGGCTGCTTCAGATTCAGACTTTCCGAATAACCTTTATTCAGTCAGTCAGCCGATCAAGTCTAGCTATTTTGTATCCCAGTTGAACAGTACGCACCATAAAGCAGATCCAAGGAGTTACTTCTGCCCACGATGTGGACGAATATTCCGGCACGTGGGAAGACTGAGAGCACATATGCTGACGCATTCGCGTGGTAAAAACTTCACATGTGTCTATTGCAACAGGGTGTTTAAGACCTGGAACAAGTTTTGGATTCATCAGCGGCTGCATAGACAAATTAGAGGCCGTTTTTTTTGTCCCAAATGCGGTCGGGGGTTTCGATTTGTGGAATCGTACAATGAACATGTGCAGAAGCACCCGGAGCTTAATGCTCACGCTTGTCCTTTCTGCACTCGTACTTTCTCAAATGCACAGAAGTTGAGGAATCACCAGGAAAAGTGGCACCATTCCACCATGCCCTTTGTTTGTGAGTATTGCGGAAAAGGATTCGAAAGTGCGACCATTCTTAAGCGACACAAAGTTGTTCACTGCACAATTGATCCAATCGAGACACTTTACAACGCTGATCTGCAGTCCACTGGACATCCCTATGAGTGCGGGGCATGCAGTGCCTGTTTTGGGAATTTGGATTTGCTTTTCCACCATCAGCTCCAGCACAAGGCTGCAGATAAAGAACCAACAGCAATGAAGGGCTTTCAGCGTCAGAGCTCAGTCTCACATTCAAATGGTGCAGAAAGGCCTCATTCTGTGTCACCCTTACGTTCATCACCCTTAAAAAAGCCACAGCAAAATCCAAACCAGTCTCCGAGCACCATCAAGACATTGCCTCAACTGTCAACAAATCATCAAACTTTACCTGGCTCCAAAACTAACGAGGAGCAAATGCTTGAAAATCACACTAAAAACCGAGTTCCGGTGACGGCAGAATCAAATAATTCTAACAAGTCCGTTTTGAAGACTGAAAGTACCACTGGTAATTTAGTTTGCACTGAATGCAATGCTTGTTTTTCAGATCTTGTAGCGCTGCATGGGCATTACTTGGAACATGCCAGAGgagaaatataaatatgcagtAATTGTTGTTCTCGTTCGTTCAGCGAGTGTGTGCTAGTTGCATAGGGATCACATAACTTCTCAAACAAATGAAAAGGCTTGCTGTATATGAATAGTTAGTTTTTGTGATATCAACAATACTGACGTGCTGACACTCAGAGGGTGTTTTCATGACactgattttaattttaaatgttcaaaCCTTATGTGGTTTATCAGTTCATTAACAGCACCATTTTGGTGACAAAACGCGAACTTGAAAAACTGGTTTTAGAACGCAAGCTTTTGTGAAtgacactgttgaagtcagaatttttagcccccgtttattttttccccaatttccgtaGAATGgggagatttttttaacacatttctaaacataatagttgtaataactcctctctaataactgatttattttatctttgctatgatgacagtaaataatgtttgactagatatttttcaagacacttctatgcagcttaaagtgacatttaaaagattaactaggttaattagattaactaggcaggttaggataatttggcaaattattgtatagcgatggtttgttgtgtagactatcaaaaaaagggggactaataattttgaccttaaaaaatttttttttaattaaaaactgcttttattctagctgaaataaaacaaatacgactttctccaaaagaaaaaatattatcagacatactgtgaaaaatcacttgctctgttaaacatcatttgggaaacataaaaaaaaaaaaagaattgaaaggggggctaataattctgacttcaactgtatgtgtcaaTTATGAAAGCAGAGACACTATGTGTCTTGTGTGTTCAGTCTACATATAGGCTTACAGACTACATGTGTTTTCTGCTCAAGATGCTAAGTGACATTACTGACTACTACTGTCCTGGCATGCGTGATACAGTGTTTTAAGTACATCATTTCTGTGTAACGTACCCTCAGTTTTGTTACACAAATGGTTATTAATATGTTTGGACTAAAGATTCCCGGTAATTGACAGTATTGTTTCATTTAGGAATGCTATTGTTTGATTTAGATCTTAGTTGATATTGCTGTTGGTGCTGTAATTGACATTTCATCTAAAGACGTAGCCATTAAAGGGATCgtttaacaaaaatgaaaatgtagtcaCTAATATTGAGTCGCTTTTCTGTCAAACATAGAAGAATTACTTTGAAACCTGGaaccaatgactttcaaagtaggaaaaacaaagactgtgGATGGCATTGGTTATaggtttcagcttttttttaaatattgtcttCCGTGATAAACTCAAAGAGTTTTGGAACAAGTGATGGGTAAATCATGGCAGAATTtagtttttggtgaactatcccttaaacagATTCAACATCTTGCTCGATCTTAAGTCGTGGTGAGTAAAAATGaagagaataataaaaaattgcattAGGATATTTTGGATTTCTCTcaaatgttttgtgtgttttactaataaggtttt
This sequence is a window from Danio rerio strain Tuebingen ecotype United States chromosome 16, GRCz12tu, whole genome shotgun sequence. Protein-coding genes within it:
- the si:dkeyp-84f3.9 gene encoding si:dkeyp-84f3.9, with protein sequence MLEGEAKKHETNNGEAETQEQSVKSVGMGEFISKGLALSSQNREVEEPSPAATNVQPEPLSCNADGKGSSEADVNTFPQPFSLVKNTNMDARRCSEDFDQPEANSDCVSSTTDSQPKSLPTNTELNKPQTSTQVSDKTDEISSNQPERESDMNEALYANVLTPAEADYDASSSNKGDSNYSDKDIHESTADPMVSDVEMQDSLSETLNQNDETLDDEDPSTEEQQESNSEQNKETPAEDDNAKENSMEVTENKHGFPSFTRGRPRKEKRVIRCEHCSRPFNHASAYIIHLRIHTGEKPFVCQDCGKAFAQLSNLRSHSKVHRSRSRKHRNQNKVTTEKSADESQVYSTDKKETDFHSNQITSKRRRGRGKGKGKPQTCPICAKVFCYKSVLKIHLRIHSGEKPYSCKVCGKSFTQACTARVHERVHWSIRPFLCTKCGKGFSQLGPLKLHTCEGKTRMHNTVKEMETDGVVSFRCHLCKTCFSTRDEYELHVQGHKDTQRYSCDRCKQTFSLLSELHTHSKHCGAIRLAKSKFSGYSPPHRSQPKSPMNRRTPPRVRSPAKSPQKEIFSPRKLKRCSLLACPPQILAASDSDFPNNLYSVSQPIKSSYFVSQLNSTHHKADPRSYFCPRCGRIFRHVGRLRAHMLTHSRGKNFTCVYCNRVFKTWNKFWIHQRLHRQIRGRFFCPKCGRGFRFVESYNEHVQKHPELNAHACPFCTRTFSNAQKLRNHQEKWHHSTMPFVCEYCGKGFESATILKRHKVVHCTIDPIETLYNADLQSTGHPYECGACSACFGNLDLLFHHQLQHKAADKEPTAMKGFQRQSSVSHSNGAERPHSVSPLRSSPLKKPQQNPNQSPSTIKTLPQLSTNHQTLPGSKTNEEQMLENHTKNRVPVTAESNNSNKSVLKTESTTGNLVCTECNACFSDLVALHGHYLEHARGEI